The following proteins come from a genomic window of Phnomibacter ginsenosidimutans:
- the nagA gene encoding N-acetylglucosamine-6-phosphate deacetylase: MKTIYHNAQVITPNHILANGSVVVENDIIIGIERNLPYVQDAIMIDVEGKYLSPGFIDIHVHGGGGFDFMDATIEAFEKIAQSHKAHGTIALMPTTLTSTPELLESVLQTYQEIKAQKSSIIRWLGMHIEGPYFALAHKGAQDARFIRNPNEEEYTRLFQQYPVIARWSVAPELPGALAMGKYLCQQGVIASIAHTDAVFDDVILAVENGYSLLTHLYSAMNGVVRRNTYRMAGAVESAFLLPYIDAEIIADGIHIPPALLQLIVKNVDTSRIALITDAMRAAGTNHTTSILGDTLNGQPVLIEDGVAKLPDRSAFAGSIATMNRLVYTMWKLAGIPLADCIRMASTTPARIANVQHAIGSIAIGKQAKMIAFDENVHVHQVFA; encoded by the coding sequence TTGAAAACGATATACCATAACGCTCAGGTGATAACGCCCAACCACATCCTTGCCAATGGCTCGGTTGTAGTTGAAAATGATATCATCATCGGAATAGAAAGAAACTTACCCTACGTACAAGATGCTATAATGATAGATGTAGAGGGAAAGTATCTTTCTCCGGGCTTCATTGATATACACGTACATGGTGGTGGTGGTTTCGACTTTATGGATGCAACCATTGAAGCTTTTGAAAAAATAGCTCAATCACATAAAGCTCATGGTACTATAGCGCTTATGCCTACTACGCTTACGAGTACGCCGGAATTACTGGAGTCTGTATTGCAAACCTATCAGGAAATTAAAGCTCAAAAATCTTCGATTATACGTTGGTTGGGCATGCATATTGAAGGTCCGTATTTTGCTCTTGCACATAAAGGTGCACAAGATGCCCGTTTTATACGCAACCCCAATGAAGAAGAGTATACAAGATTGTTTCAACAATATCCGGTAATTGCAAGATGGAGTGTTGCACCTGAGCTGCCCGGTGCTTTAGCCATGGGAAAATATTTATGCCAACAAGGTGTAATAGCGTCAATAGCTCATACCGATGCAGTGTTTGACGATGTAATATTAGCCGTAGAAAATGGATACAGTTTGCTAACCCATTTATACTCCGCCATGAATGGCGTAGTAAGAAGAAACACTTACCGAATGGCTGGAGCAGTAGAATCCGCTTTCCTACTACCTTATATTGATGCAGAAATCATAGCTGATGGCATTCATATACCTCCGGCATTGCTACAATTGATTGTGAAAAACGTTGACACCTCTCGTATTGCCCTCATTACCGATGCCATGAGGGCTGCAGGAACCAATCACACTACATCTATACTTGGAGATACATTAAATGGACAGCCGGTGTTGATTGAAGACGGTGTGGCCAAATTACCCGACAGAAGTGCTTTTGCAGGAAGCATTGCCACCATGAACAGGCTGGTATACACCATGTGGAAACTGGCGGGTATTCCTTTGGCAGATTGTATTCGCATGGCCAGCACCACTCCGGCAAGAATTGCGAATGTGCAACACGCTATTGGCAGCATTGCTATTGGCAAACAAGCCAAAATGATTGCATTTGATGAAAATGTGCATGTTCATCAAGTTTTTGCATAA
- a CDS encoding glucosamine-6-phosphate deaminase — translation MNIQTFESKQSLGKDAGAKTVAIIKDAIHQKGNANIILATGSSQFETLNFLIQDTTIDWSKVTMFHLDEYIGISSNHSASFRKYLTERFLSNVPQLQNVYLINGDTDATAECERLQALIKNHPIDVALVGIGENGHLAFNDPPADFETEEPFIVVALDIACRQQQMKEGWFAHIDEVPTHAISMSIKQILKSASIICSVPDARKAQAVYNTITQPVSPLYPASILRNHPNTYVYLDTESASLLPSNL, via the coding sequence ATGAACATTCAAACATTTGAAAGCAAACAGTCATTGGGCAAAGATGCTGGCGCCAAAACTGTAGCAATTATAAAAGATGCTATTCATCAAAAAGGTAATGCAAATATTATTTTAGCCACAGGGAGCAGTCAATTTGAAACGCTGAATTTTCTTATTCAAGACACAACGATTGATTGGAGTAAAGTCACTATGTTTCATCTGGATGAATACATAGGCATCAGTAGTAATCACAGTGCAAGTTTTAGAAAATATCTCACTGAAAGGTTTCTGAGCAATGTGCCGCAGTTGCAGAATGTATACCTCATCAACGGCGATACTGATGCAACAGCCGAATGTGAAAGACTGCAAGCGTTAATAAAAAATCACCCTATTGATGTAGCACTGGTTGGAATCGGAGAAAACGGACATCTTGCGTTCAATGATCCTCCAGCAGATTTTGAAACTGAAGAACCTTTTATTGTTGTTGCTTTAGATATTGCCTGCAGGCAACAACAAATGAAGGAAGGATGGTTTGCCCATATTGACGAAGTACCTACACATGCCATAAGCATGTCTATCAAGCAAATATTAAAATCTGCAAGCATTATTTGTTCCGTTCCCGATGCCAGAAAAGCTCAAGCTGTATACAATACAATTACTCAACCGGTTTCACCATTATACCCGGCAAGTATTCTCCGCAATCACCCCAATACATACGTATACCTCGATACGGAATCTGCCTCTCTATTACCATCCAACTTATAA